The following proteins are co-located in the Fusobacteria bacterium ZRK30 genome:
- a CDS encoding fructose-specific PTS transporter subunit EIIC gives MNLSTLTNKNLVTLDLEAKSKAEVIEKLVKQLDHQGVLESKEEFLKAVLDREKLSPTGLEEGLAIPHGKSTAVKKATFAIARLKTPIEDWESIDEDNEVTLVFLLAIPKSEQGDTHIEVLTKLTSLFIQDGFIDKLQKAKTEDEIINILGTEIIEEDIDESTKSSDLILAVTACPVGVAHTYLAADSLRKKAKEMGVAIKVETNGSIGIKNPLTEEDIKNAKGIIVAADKNIDTDRFHGKPLVQVGVQDALKKPDELITQALTTAPIHRGNSSKNKSLKSKEKNGIYKHLMNGVSHMLPLVVCGGVLIALSIALSGVKAGEGAAVTNPFFKQMLDLGVVAFGLMVPILAGFIASSIADRPGLAPGLVGGVIANNIGAGFLGGIIAGFAAGYIAKWVKGWKVPQSMQPIMPIFIIPLVATCLVGLIMHIVGAPISGFMEFMTNGLKSMEQGSILLALILGLMISFDMGGPVNKVAFLFGASMISQGVSTVMGPIAVAICVPPIGMGLATLMAPKKFETEEREAGKAALAMGCIGITEGAIPFAAADPLRVIPANMIGAGVGAIIAAIGSVADHAPHGGLIVLPVVDNKIMFLIAIITGSILTATITTLLKPKKQ, from the coding sequence ATGAATTTAAGCACTTTAACAAACAAAAATTTAGTTACTTTAGATTTGGAAGCTAAATCTAAAGCAGAAGTCATTGAAAAATTAGTAAAACAATTAGATCATCAAGGAGTATTAGAATCTAAAGAGGAGTTTCTCAAAGCAGTATTAGACAGAGAGAAACTTTCTCCTACAGGCCTAGAGGAGGGACTTGCAATTCCACACGGGAAATCCACAGCTGTAAAGAAAGCTACTTTTGCAATCGCAAGACTTAAAACCCCTATAGAAGATTGGGAATCAATAGACGAAGATAATGAAGTAACTTTGGTATTCTTACTGGCTATCCCAAAATCAGAACAGGGAGACACACATATAGAGGTGTTGACAAAACTTACCTCTCTATTCATTCAAGATGGATTTATTGATAAATTACAAAAAGCCAAAACAGAAGATGAAATAATTAATATTTTAGGAACAGAAATTATTGAAGAAGATATTGATGAATCTACTAAATCTTCTGATTTAATACTTGCAGTAACAGCTTGTCCAGTTGGAGTAGCTCATACCTATTTAGCCGCTGACTCTCTTAGAAAAAAAGCAAAAGAGATGGGTGTTGCTATCAAGGTCGAGACAAATGGATCTATTGGTATTAAGAATCCACTTACAGAAGAAGATATTAAAAATGCCAAAGGAATTATCGTTGCTGCCGATAAAAATATAGATACGGATAGATTCCATGGTAAACCTCTAGTTCAAGTAGGTGTTCAAGATGCTTTAAAAAAACCTGATGAACTAATAACCCAGGCTCTTACAACAGCTCCTATACACAGAGGAAATAGTTCTAAAAATAAAAGCTTAAAAAGTAAAGAAAAAAATGGAATATATAAACATCTTATGAATGGTGTTTCTCACATGCTTCCTTTAGTTGTTTGTGGTGGGGTTTTAATCGCTCTTTCCATTGCTCTTTCTGGAGTAAAAGCTGGAGAAGGTGCTGCTGTTACCAATCCATTTTTTAAACAAATGTTGGATTTAGGGGTAGTTGCATTTGGTCTTATGGTTCCTATCTTAGCAGGATTTATCGCTTCGAGTATTGCTGATAGACCTGGTTTAGCTCCCGGACTTGTTGGAGGAGTTATTGCTAATAATATAGGAGCAGGATTTTTGGGAGGAATCATCGCAGGTTTTGCAGCTGGATACATAGCTAAATGGGTAAAAGGCTGGAAAGTTCCACAAAGTATGCAGCCTATAATGCCTATTTTCATTATTCCTTTAGTTGCTACATGTTTAGTTGGATTAATTATGCATATCGTCGGTGCTCCTATTAGTGGATTTATGGAGTTTATGACTAACGGACTTAAAAGTATGGAACAAGGTTCTATCCTCTTAGCTCTTATTTTAGGACTTATGATCTCTTTTGATATGGGTGGCCCTGTTAATAAAGTTGCATTTTTGTTTGGTGCAAGTATGATCAGTCAGGGCGTATCTACAGTTATGGGTCCTATTGCAGTTGCTATTTGCGTTCCGCCTATCGGTATGGGATTGGCTACTCTTATGGCACCTAAGAAATTTGAAACTGAAGAAAGGGAAGCCGGTAAAGCTGCTTTAGCTATGGGTTGTATTGGTATCACTGAAGGAGCTATTCCATTTGCTGCTGCGGATCCACTTAGAGTAATTCCGGCTAATATGATTGGTGCTGGTGTAGGAGCTATTATAGCTGCTATAGGTAGTGTAGCAGATCATGCTCCCCACGGAGGTCTGATAGTTCTCCCGGTTGTAGATAACAAGATCATGTTTTTAATCGCTATAATTACTGGATCTATCCTAACTGCAACGATCACTACTCTATTAAAACCTAAAAAACAATAA
- a CDS encoding BglG family transcription antiterminator gives MLNKRMLNIIEYLINNEGKGVLKEMLGSIEVSERTLRYDIDKINEFLLENQSGEIIKRSKGKIELLNPHEVREYLIINFHRIFFLEYRDISILISIIFCGKVNISHICEKFDLSRPTINNDMKEIKKMLSRYNLQLIMNNKEGFLLIGKEEDIRRIQLKVLNKYFNVNGSNSLEIIYTTSLIKENLKDIQVNIANNFIDYITKSMNKVISDEAYTIIRNYIIIMVVRVRNGFLLKSSLNQKFLSTTDEFLTISKAIPVLEAGYQIKLNEFEIYKITDYFLGSHSYNPKMSFYENWIEVETNIKKIIGEVSDELQLDLSKDKLLMDGLLNHIKPAIHRVKNKIELKNSIYFEVVEEYPELFRKVKKSMILLEKFIGLPFSEDEIAYIVLHFKGAVDRNLYQKKETKDILLVCGEGLGTSKLVEQQLKENYNIDVVESIPLNQLKNFISSGKKKVDLIITTVKINQFESEIPVIHVRTILNTEELKKIDKYNLPKYNKKILLSNILNSLKKGAVIENQKIIIEELKAHLGNKLIDDIKIKELSILDLLPLNNIKLNVRADSWEGAIKKAADILFEGGYTHYGHGEEMIRLIKKHGSYIVVVPNLAIPHTNKKFVKKTGMSLITLSEPVYFPGKVPVNTILAFSSVDNKDHFSALSNFLEIVKNYDFIKKAHRASTPKKIIKIFEKYEFFINLGKNK, from the coding sequence ATGCTTAATAAAAGAATGCTTAATATTATTGAGTATTTAATCAATAATGAGGGGAAGGGAGTTCTAAAAGAGATGCTTGGTTCAATCGAAGTAAGCGAAAGAACTCTAAGGTACGATATAGACAAAATAAATGAATTTCTTTTAGAGAATCAGAGTGGAGAAATTATTAAAAGGTCTAAGGGGAAGATAGAACTATTAAATCCTCATGAAGTGAGAGAATATCTTATTATAAACTTTCATAGGATATTTTTTTTAGAATATAGAGACATATCCATATTAATATCAATAATTTTTTGTGGAAAGGTAAACATATCTCATATCTGTGAAAAATTTGATCTGAGCCGTCCTACGATAAACAATGATATGAAAGAAATAAAAAAAATGTTATCTAGATATAATTTACAGCTTATTATGAATAATAAGGAAGGATTTCTTCTCATAGGGAAGGAAGAGGACATTAGGAGGATACAATTAAAGGTGTTGAATAAGTACTTTAATGTAAATGGTTCAAACTCATTGGAAATTATTTATACGACTAGTTTAATTAAAGAAAATCTAAAGGATATTCAGGTAAATATTGCCAATAATTTTATTGATTACATCACTAAATCTATGAATAAAGTTATATCTGATGAAGCATACACTATTATCAGAAATTATATAATTATAATGGTAGTTCGGGTAAGGAATGGTTTTCTTCTAAAGAGTTCTTTAAATCAAAAGTTTTTATCTACAACAGATGAATTTTTAACAATTTCAAAAGCAATACCAGTATTAGAAGCTGGATATCAGATAAAATTAAATGAGTTTGAAATTTATAAAATTACAGATTATTTTTTAGGGAGCCATAGTTATAATCCCAAGATGTCTTTTTACGAAAATTGGATCGAAGTTGAAACCAATATAAAGAAGATAATAGGTGAAGTTAGTGATGAACTACAGTTAGATCTATCCAAAGATAAACTTTTAATGGACGGGCTTTTAAATCATATTAAACCTGCAATACACAGGGTAAAAAATAAAATAGAACTTAAAAATTCAATTTATTTTGAGGTTGTTGAGGAGTATCCGGAACTTTTTAGAAAAGTAAAAAAATCTATGATACTTTTAGAAAAATTTATTGGACTTCCATTTTCAGAAGATGAAATAGCTTACATAGTTTTGCATTTTAAAGGAGCGGTAGACAGAAATTTATATCAAAAAAAAGAAACTAAAGATATTTTATTGGTCTGTGGTGAAGGGTTGGGAACCTCTAAATTAGTAGAGCAGCAGTTGAAAGAAAATTATAATATAGATGTGGTTGAGAGTATCCCTCTAAATCAATTGAAAAACTTTATATCCAGTGGGAAGAAAAAGGTTGATCTTATAATTACCACGGTAAAAATTAATCAATTTGAGAGTGAGATACCGGTAATACATGTAAGAACTATCTTAAATACAGAGGAATTAAAAAAAATAGATAAGTATAATCTGCCTAAATACAATAAAAAAATTCTTTTATCTAATATATTAAACAGCTTAAAAAAAGGCGCTGTTATTGAAAATCAAAAAATTATTATAGAGGAACTTAAAGCTCATTTAGGAAATAAACTTATAGATGATATCAAAATAAAGGAATTATCAATATTGGATCTTCTTCCATTGAATAATATTAAATTAAACGTTAGAGCAGATTCATGGGAAGGAGCTATAAAAAAAGCAGCAGATATACTTTTTGAGGGAGGGTATACACATTACGGCCACGGAGAAGAAATGATAAGGCTGATAAAAAAACACGGTTCATATATTGTAGTTGTACCTAATTTGGCTATTCCCCATACAAATAAAAAATTTGTTAAAAAAACTGGAATGAGTCTGATAACTCTCAGTGAACCTGTTTATTTTCCGGGGAAAGTTCCTGTGAATACAATTTTGGCATTTTCTTCAGTAGATAATAAGGACCATTTTTCCGCTCTTTCTAATTTTTTAGAAATAGTTAAAAATTATGACTTTATAAAGAAAGCCCATAGGGCTTCTACACCTAAAAAAATAATAAAGATCTTTGAAAAATATGAATTTTTTATAAATTTAGGTAAGAATAAATAG
- a CDS encoding class I mannose-6-phosphate isomerase: MEKLYPLKFKKVFKEKVWGGRNFSEKLNMDLPPEKLYGESWEVSPHKNGMSVVENGRLEGKTLEELFLDYKGELVGENIYSKYGKKFPLLIKYLDINDRLSVQVHPGDEYAMRVEGEFGKSESWYILEASFDAKLIMGLKSGITPDIFARKTKNKDFENLFNVISVKKGDFINVTPGIIHASLEGSIVICEVQQNSDMTYRIYDFDRLVDGKFRELHLEKAMEVIDYGNTPQISTNETRKSVKFDGGSKQEIVRDRYFNIDKLLVEDSHKDLDENSFMIYSILEGEGNLNCDGEIYPIKKGDTWYIPPKLGVTLEGKLEILKTFL, encoded by the coding sequence ATGGAAAAATTATATCCATTAAAATTTAAAAAAGTATTTAAAGAGAAAGTTTGGGGAGGGCGAAATTTTAGTGAAAAACTAAATATGGATCTGCCCCCAGAGAAGTTATACGGTGAATCCTGGGAGGTTAGTCCACATAAAAATGGGATGAGTGTTGTTGAAAACGGAAGGTTGGAAGGAAAGACTCTGGAGGAATTATTTTTAGATTATAAAGGTGAGTTGGTAGGAGAAAATATCTATTCTAAATATGGGAAAAAATTCCCGTTACTAATAAAATATCTGGATATAAACGACAGATTGTCTGTGCAGGTACATCCCGGTGATGAATATGCCATGAGGGTAGAGGGAGAATTTGGAAAATCTGAATCATGGTATATATTGGAAGCCAGTTTTGATGCTAAGTTGATCATGGGATTAAAAAGCGGGATAACTCCGGATATTTTTGCACGAAAAACCAAAAATAAAGATTTTGAAAATTTATTCAATGTTATTTCGGTAAAAAAAGGTGATTTTATAAATGTAACCCCCGGAATTATCCATGCAAGTCTGGAAGGAAGTATAGTAATATGTGAGGTACAGCAAAACTCAGATATGACCTATAGAATATATGATTTTGACAGATTAGTTGACGGGAAATTTCGTGAGCTTCATTTAGAAAAAGCTATGGAAGTGATAGATTATGGAAATACTCCTCAGATTTCTACTAATGAAACGAGAAAGAGTGTAAAGTTTGACGGAGGGTCAAAGCAGGAAATTGTCAGAGATAGATATTTTAATATAGATAAATTGTTAGTAGAGGATAGTCATAAAGATTTAGATGAGAATTCCTTTATGATCTACTCTATCTTAGAGGGAGAGGGAAACCTCAATTGTGATGGAGAAATCTATCCTATAAAAAAAGGCGATACATGGTATATTCCTCCTAAATTAGGAGTAACATTAGAGGGGAAATTAGAAATTTTGAAAACTTTTTTATAA
- the recJ gene encoding single-stranded-DNA-specific exonuclease RecJ, producing METRWLHKDIHNTKQFESLGLSKDFLNIMINRGIDTHEKIEKFIHPKIENIVSPFEFSDVKKSVDKIIEVGKAEKTIFIYGDYDVDGITSTSLCYLALKELGYKVDYYIPLRDEGYGLNKGSLSHIREQGGDLVITVDCGVSSVEEVEYANSIGLEVIITDHHDINNILPPAYAVVNPKREDNSYKFEYLAGVGTAFMLMMGLYETLGRKEEIYQYLDIVAIGTIADIVPLKAENRIFTKLGLEQLKHTNHSGLQILLQTIFDDLEEKKFNTYDVGFIIAPIFNAAGRLEDAKMAVKLLISDSMVEAREISKKLIGQNSERKEVQADILEKVEADIEKNRYYEDNVIVVSGVGFHHGVVGIVASKIVDKYYKPTIIMEEKDGISKASCRSIEGYSIIEGLNSMREIFIKYGGHAGAAGFSIDADRVDEFRDKINKEAGSKLSDEDYKKPIKIDKEISFTKLTYDFNNELEKAEPYGFGNATPLFEVKNVILDRVRLIGKDKTHIMFDAVSANGTALKNCVWFGSSHHFERLMEMKSVDVAFKLKVDTYMDRFNVKMFVEDIREGNSEKNLLKESIDLYDTIFPMKEVIYTKRDIDINSPTYLEYSNGITINSGRSIVGYLPQQTESILKSLTYDYDFKFNVKITDIIKKEENYNIHITIDHDHNFKTNHFKAGGILKDIKTFILGDLDYNTLQKEVLSTVFRKKENPTVIYSGNRGMKTIIYTMGLWNKLHNKKTLVITKDSLPHYFSEFLNISDRYCDGYDYYIFYNELPVTKVQGDFMVVTKEDVHVDGAVKIVDDLTSPKNISILEEFELVKGYDKTKTYYTKKLPTKKKVHIIDNLDKFEMIYSTDDIFRVL from the coding sequence ATGGAAACAAGATGGTTACATAAAGATATACATAATACAAAACAATTTGAGTCCCTGGGACTCAGTAAAGATTTTCTTAATATCATGATTAACCGTGGGATAGATACCCATGAAAAGATAGAAAAATTTATCCACCCAAAGATAGAAAATATAGTTTCACCCTTTGAATTTTCCGATGTGAAAAAATCTGTAGATAAAATTATAGAAGTAGGAAAAGCAGAAAAAACAATATTTATCTATGGTGACTACGATGTAGACGGAATAACCTCTACATCCCTTTGTTATTTAGCCTTAAAAGAATTAGGTTATAAGGTGGATTACTATATTCCCCTAAGGGATGAAGGATACGGATTAAACAAGGGATCTCTATCTCACATCAGGGAACAGGGAGGAGACCTGGTTATTACTGTAGACTGTGGTGTTTCGTCTGTAGAAGAGGTAGAGTATGCCAACTCCATCGGATTAGAAGTTATTATCACCGATCACCACGACATAAATAATATTTTACCTCCTGCATATGCTGTGGTAAACCCTAAAAGGGAGGATAACTCCTACAAATTTGAATATCTTGCCGGTGTAGGAACTGCATTTATGCTGATGATGGGACTCTACGAAACTTTAGGCAGGAAGGAGGAGATCTACCAGTATTTGGATATAGTTGCCATCGGTACCATTGCCGATATAGTCCCTCTAAAGGCAGAGAACAGAATCTTTACTAAACTGGGATTAGAACAGTTAAAACATACCAATCACTCAGGTTTGCAGATCTTGCTCCAGACTATCTTTGACGATTTAGAGGAGAAAAAATTTAATACCTATGATGTAGGATTTATCATAGCACCTATCTTTAACGCTGCCGGCAGATTAGAGGATGCCAAGATGGCTGTTAAACTTCTCATCAGTGATTCTATGGTAGAAGCTCGTGAGATCTCCAAAAAGTTAATCGGACAAAACTCTGAAAGAAAAGAAGTTCAGGCTGATATTTTAGAAAAAGTAGAAGCTGATATTGAAAAAAACAGATACTATGAAGATAATGTTATCGTTGTCTCTGGAGTAGGATTTCATCACGGTGTAGTTGGGATTGTAGCCTCTAAAATTGTGGATAAATATTATAAGCCCACTATAATCATGGAGGAAAAAGACGGTATTTCCAAAGCCTCATGCAGGAGTATCGAGGGATATTCAATTATCGAGGGATTAAATTCTATGAGAGAGATATTTATTAAATATGGGGGTCACGCAGGAGCAGCAGGTTTTTCCATAGATGCTGACAGAGTCGATGAATTCAGGGATAAGATAAACAAAGAAGCAGGTTCTAAACTATCCGATGAAGATTATAAAAAACCCATAAAGATCGACAAGGAAATCAGTTTTACAAAACTCACATATGATTTTAACAATGAATTGGAAAAAGCTGAGCCCTATGGTTTTGGCAATGCAACACCTCTCTTTGAGGTAAAAAATGTTATCTTAGACAGGGTCAGACTGATAGGGAAGGATAAAACTCACATCATGTTTGATGCAGTGTCCGCCAACGGTACTGCTTTAAAAAACTGCGTCTGGTTCGGCAGTTCCCACCACTTTGAAAGGTTGATGGAGATGAAATCTGTAGATGTGGCCTTTAAATTAAAGGTGGATACATATATGGATAGGTTTAATGTGAAGATGTTTGTAGAAGATATCAGGGAAGGAAACTCAGAAAAAAATCTATTGAAGGAAAGTATCGACCTGTATGATACCATATTTCCCATGAAAGAAGTTATCTATACCAAGAGAGATATAGATATCAACTCTCCTACATATCTTGAGTATTCCAACGGGATCACTATAAATTCAGGAAGATCTATTGTCGGATACCTTCCCCAGCAGACTGAAAGTATATTAAAAAGTTTAACATATGACTACGACTTTAAATTTAATGTAAAAATTACAGATATTATAAAAAAAGAGGAAAATTATAATATCCATATTACCATAGATCATGATCATAATTTTAAAACCAATCATTTTAAAGCTGGAGGGATATTAAAGGATATTAAAACCTTTATCTTAGGAGACTTGGACTATAACACCCTGCAAAAAGAAGTTTTATCGACAGTTTTTAGAAAAAAAGAAAACCCTACAGTCATCTATTCAGGAAACCGGGGGATGAAAACTATAATTTATACCATGGGACTTTGGAATAAGTTACACAATAAAAAAACTTTAGTTATAACCAAGGACTCCCTTCCCCACTATTTTTCTGAATTTTTAAATATTTCAGATAGATACTGTGATGGCTATGACTACTATATCTTCTACAATGAACTCCCTGTTACCAAAGTTCAAGGAGATTTTATGGTTGTCACAAAAGAAGATGTTCATGTAGACGGAGCTGTTAAAATCGTTGATGATTTAACTTCACCTAAAAATATAAGTATTTTAGAGGAATTTGAGCTGGTTAAAGGTTATGATAAAACCAAGACCTACTACACTAAAAAACTGCCAACTAAGAAAAAAGTACATATTATCGATAATTTAGATAAATTTGAGATGATCTATTCTACCGATGATATTTTTAGAGTTCTTTAA
- a CDS encoding nitroreductase family protein, translated as MNETLKTINNRVSLRWYDKKKISTEHMDKIIESAINAPTAGNMVMYSIIHIQNKETMAKLAVSCDDQPFIKAASDILIFVADFKKWNDYFKDEGMYKEGNRKIGKAEMILAFEDAMIASENAVIAGESLNIGSCYIGDILENCEYHKELLNLPEYTIPIGMLTFGYYPEDYKRIKRRRFDKEFVVFKEKYKEFDKEEIKAMFKLKEDEFNSKESNKGKRFVEAFYNRKTNSDFMKNFESSVDKWFKNWK; from the coding sequence ATGAATGAAACTTTGAAAACTATAAATAACAGAGTATCCCTGAGATGGTATGACAAGAAAAAGATATCAACCGAACATATGGACAAAATAATAGAATCGGCAATCAATGCTCCCACAGCTGGAAATATGGTCATGTATTCAATTATTCATATCCAAAATAAGGAAACTATGGCTAAATTAGCAGTATCCTGTGATGATCAGCCTTTTATAAAAGCAGCTTCCGATATACTTATCTTTGTAGCTGACTTTAAAAAATGGAATGATTATTTCAAAGATGAAGGTATGTATAAAGAGGGGAATAGAAAGATTGGTAAAGCAGAGATGATATTAGCATTTGAGGATGCAATGATTGCCTCTGAGAATGCAGTAATTGCAGGAGAAAGCTTAAATATAGGAAGTTGCTATATAGGTGATATATTAGAAAATTGTGAGTATCACAAGGAATTATTAAATCTACCTGAATATACTATCCCAATTGGAATGCTAACCTTTGGGTATTATCCGGAAGATTATAAAAGAATAAAAAGAAGAAGATTTGATAAAGAGTTTGTGGTGTTCAAAGAGAAGTATAAAGAATTTGATAAAGAAGAAATAAAAGCTATGTTTAAATTAAAAGAAGATGAATTTAATTCAAAAGAATCAAATAAAGGTAAGAGGTTTGTAGAGGCTTTTTATAATAGAAAAACAAATTCAGATTTTATGAAAAACTTTGAAAGTTCAGTAGATAAATGGTTTAAAAATTGGAAATAA
- a CDS encoding rhodanese-like domain-containing protein, with protein sequence MLKILGLRFGKKGKAFDISKDEALKLLESDNTIVLDVRTPKEIIAVPSLVEDAIMIDYEDKNFESEIKKLDKNKTYVVVCTRGNYARGACITMEKNGFKSMKSLKGGLKAFNSCST encoded by the coding sequence ATGTTAAAAATCTTAGGTTTAAGATTCGGAAAAAAAGGGAAAGCATTCGACATCTCAAAAGACGAAGCTTTGAAATTATTAGAAAGTGACAACACAATAGTCTTAGATGTCAGAACTCCAAAGGAGATAATCGCCGTTCCTTCGTTAGTTGAAGATGCTATCATGATAGATTATGAAGATAAAAACTTTGAAAGTGAAATAAAAAAATTGGATAAAAATAAAACTTATGTAGTTGTATGTACCCGTGGAAATTACGCTAGGGGTGCTTGCATTACTATGGAAAAAAATGGATTTAAATCTATGAAAAGTCTTAAGGGTGGCCTCAAAGCTTTTAATAGTTGCTCTACATGA
- a CDS encoding metalloregulator ArsR/SmtB family transcription factor produces the protein MLYYKDDPELFENKASVLKALSHPIRLCIVKNLIAAKKANVTQMQHCLEAPQSTISQHLSKLKAEKIIKGERKGLEVYYSISNEKIIKIIEVLFL, from the coding sequence TTGTTATATTACAAAGATGATCCAGAATTATTTGAAAATAAAGCTAGTGTCTTAAAAGCTCTATCTCATCCTATAAGGTTATGCATAGTAAAAAATTTAATTGCAGCAAAAAAAGCCAATGTAACTCAAATGCAACATTGTCTAGAGGCACCACAATCTACCATATCGCAGCACTTATCTAAATTAAAGGCTGAAAAAATTATAAAAGGGGAAAGAAAGGGATTAGAAGTTTATTATTCCATCTCCAATGAAAAGATAATAAAAATCATCGAAGTTCTTTTTTTGTAA
- a CDS encoding ABC transporter permease: MNISFLNIFLLLIPLFLLILGLRFFRVNLLKRAFTSIGRMILQLFLVGVYLEYIFKFNNWAVNFIYILIMVLVASISTIDVVKLNYKKFILPLFGSIFLSWVIIYTLYQFIILHDINFFESRYIIPVSGMLLGNLLQGQIIFLNNFFTQIKDGEDSYFYLLSMGATKFEALREFYRRSIISSLQPSLANMATIGLVALPGMMTGQILAGASPFTAIKYQISIMLAIFCIRGLSLLFTTFAINKIAFDRFSRLKKDVFR; this comes from the coding sequence ATGAATATATCTTTTTTGAATATTTTCTTACTTTTGATACCGCTTTTTTTATTGATTTTAGGTTTGAGATTTTTCAGAGTAAACCTTCTAAAAAGGGCTTTCACCTCCATTGGGAGAATGATTCTCCAGTTATTTTTAGTAGGTGTCTACCTGGAATATATCTTTAAATTTAATAACTGGGCTGTAAACTTCATCTATATCCTTATTATGGTTTTAGTTGCATCTATCTCCACAATAGATGTAGTTAAATTAAACTATAAGAAGTTTATCTTACCTCTGTTTGGGTCTATATTTTTATCGTGGGTTATAATCTATACCCTATATCAATTTATAATTTTACACGACATTAATTTTTTTGAATCCAGATATATCATCCCTGTCAGCGGAATGCTATTGGGGAATTTATTGCAGGGACAGATTATATTTTTAAATAACTTTTTCACCCAAATAAAGGACGGAGAAGATTCATATTTTTACCTTCTTTCCATGGGAGCCACAAAGTTTGAGGCACTTCGGGAGTTTTACAGGAGATCTATCATCTCATCCCTCCAGCCTAGTCTTGCAAATATGGCTACCATCGGGTTGGTGGCTCTGCCAGGGATGATGACAGGGCAAATTTTAGCAGGAGCTTCTCCCTTTACAGCTATTAAATACCAGATAAGTATCATGCTTGCAATCTTTTGTATCAGGGGTTTATCTCTGTTATTCACAACCTTTGCTATAAATAAAATTGCCTTTGACCGATTTAGCAGGTTAAAGAAAGATGTGTTTAGATGA
- a CDS encoding ATP-binding cassette domain-containing protein, whose protein sequence is MIKLEQINLKLKQQSIFINLNLNIEKNKKILLKMPSGAGKSTLLKVIMGYIPVNSGRILIDGEILGQNNIDTLRQKFAYIGQNIFFTEESVEKYIELVFSFQKNKGIQLSNSALYKLLENFDLDKSILKKSPSLLSGGEKQRIALILVLLLDREILLLDEVTSGLDHDLKIKVIEIIKDLNKTVIISSHDNQWLDYDEFEVVGW, encoded by the coding sequence ATGATAAAGTTAGAGCAGATAAATTTAAAATTAAAACAGCAGTCAATCTTTATAAATTTAAATTTAAACATTGAGAAAAATAAAAAAATTCTCCTTAAGATGCCTTCTGGAGCCGGGAAAAGTACTCTCCTAAAAGTAATTATGGGATATATCCCTGTGAACAGCGGCAGAATTCTTATAGATGGAGAAATTTTAGGACAGAATAATATAGACACCCTTCGTCAAAAATTTGCCTACATCGGACAGAATATCTTCTTTACCGAAGAAAGTGTAGAAAAATACATAGAGCTTGTATTTTCATTTCAGAAAAACAAGGGCATTCAGTTATCTAATTCTGCTCTCTATAAACTCCTTGAAAATTTTGATCTGGATAAAAGTATATTAAAAAAATCCCCTTCACTTTTATCTGGAGGAGAAAAACAGAGAATTGCACTTATATTAGTTTTACTTTTAGATAGGGAGATTCTCCTCCTAGATGAGGTTACTTCCGGACTAGATCATGATTTAAAAATAAAAGTTATCGAAATCATAAAAGATTTAAATAAAACAGTTATAATTTCCTCCCATGACAACCAATGGCTGGATTATGACGAGTTTGAAGTAGTGGGATGGTGA
- a CDS encoding PadR family transcriptional regulator — MEEKVLRKLFLGFIQLHILRHGSKKPIYGVWLMDHLKEHGYNMSSGTIYPLLKNMCRDGLLFLEEKKVEGKIRKYYTTTDLGKIVLKKGEEKVRELSKNM, encoded by the coding sequence ATGGAAGAAAAAGTATTAAGAAAGTTATTTTTAGGGTTTATCCAGCTGCATATCCTCAGGCATGGCAGTAAAAAACCCATCTACGGGGTATGGCTTATGGATCATCTGAAAGAGCATGGTTACAATATGAGCTCGGGAACCATCTATCCCCTTTTAAAAAATATGTGCAGAGACGGTCTTCTCTTTTTAGAGGAAAAAAAAGTAGAAGGAAAGATCAGGAAATATTACACTACTACAGATCTGGGTAAGATAGTTCTGAAGAAGGGTGAAGAAAAAGTCCGTGAATTGAGCAAAAATATGTAG